Proteins from one Phaenicophaeus curvirostris isolate KB17595 chromosome 16, BPBGC_Pcur_1.0, whole genome shotgun sequence genomic window:
- the GPER1 gene encoding G-protein coupled estrogen receptor 1 → METYSASISPVICNSTTFNLNGSHLCNESLSSRLADKSEHQQYVIGLFLSCLYTIFLFPIGFVGNILILVVNISFREKMTIPDLYFINLAVADLILVADSLIEVFNLDEKYYDITIICTFMSLFLQINMYSSIFFLTWMSFDRYIALAKVMRSNIFRTMQHARLSCGLIWMASISAALVPFTAVHLQHTGEVYFCFADVKEIQWLEITLGFIIPFVIIGLCYSLIVRVLIKAHKHRSLRLRRQKALRMIVVVVLVFFICWLPENVFISVQLLQKKSESGSSSSPSFRHDYPLTGHIVNLAAFSNSCLNPLIYSFLGETFRDKLRLYIEQKTKMSTLHRFCQAALTSVIPDSNEQSEV, encoded by the coding sequence ATGGAAACTTATTCTGCCTCAATATCACCTGTTATATGTAACAGCACAACTTTTAACCTAAACGGATCACATCTGTGTAATGAAAGCCTGTCTTCTAGATTAGCTGATAAATCAGAACACCAACAATATGTTATTGGTCTTTTCTTATCATGTCTTTacacaatatttctttttcctattggTTTTGTAGGAAACATTCTGATACTGGTTGTCAACATAAGCTTTCGTGAAAAAATGACTATTCCAGATCTGTACTTCATAAATCTTGCAGTCGCTGATCTCATTTTAGTCGCCGATTCTCTCATTGAGGTTTTTAATCTTGACGAAAAATATTACGATATCACTATTATTTGTACCTTTATGTCTCTGTTCCTTCAGATCAACATGTAtagcagtattttctttctgacgTGGATGAGCTTTGACAGATACATAGCACTGGCCAAAGTAATGAGGTCCAACATATTTCGCACTATGCAACATGCTAGATTAAGCTGTGGGCTCATATGGATGGCGTCTATTTCTGCAGCACTAGTTCCATTTACAGCCGTGCATTTACAACACACCGGAGAGGtctatttttgctttgcagatgtAAAAGAAATCCAGTGGCTAGAAATAACCTTGGGGTTTATTATCCCCTTTGTGATCATCGGTCTTTGTTACTCATTAATTGTTCGAGTTCTTATAAAAGCACACAAGCATAGGAGTCTTCGCCTGCGGCGACAAAAGGCTCTTCGAAtgattgttgttgttgtcttggttttttttatctgctggCTACCTGAAAATGTCTTCATTAGCGTTCAacttcttcaaaagaaaagcgAGTCTGGCTCTTCAAGCAGCCCATCCTTCAGACATGATTATCCTTTAACAGGACACATTGTGAACCTAGCAGCTTTTTCCAATAGCTGTTTGAACCCCTTAATTTACAGTTTTCTAGGGGAAACCTTCCGAGACAAACTGCGACTGTATattgaacagaaaacaaaaatgtcaaCGCTGCATCGCTTTTGTCAGGCTGCCTTAACGTCTGTCATTCCTGACAGTAATGAGCAATCAGAAGTCTGA
- the ZFAND2A gene encoding AN1-type zinc finger protein 2A isoform X2, with the protein MELPGLGEHCSERACRQLDFLPLKCDACGQLFCKDHIRYDDHECSSAYKKNVKVPVCPLCNTPIPVEKGEIPDIVVGAHMDKDCKYNPAQQKQRIFTNKCLKPGCKKKEMMKVVCEQCGGNFCIKHRHPLDHDCKGSSHSTSKAGCR; encoded by the exons ATGGAGCTCCCGGGGCTGGGCGAACACTGCTCGGAGCgagcctgcaggcagctgg ACTTCCTTCCTCTGAAATGCGATGCGTGTGGGCAACTCTTCTGTAAAGATCACATCCGTTACGATGACCACGAGTGTAGCTCTGCCTACAAGAAA AATGTGAAGGTTCCAGTGTGTCCACTTTGTAACACGCCTATCCCAGTAGAGAAGGGGGAGATACCAGATATTGTGGTTGGAGCCCACATGGATAAGGACTGCAAATACAATCCAgcacagcagaagcagagg ATCTTCACAAACAAGTGCTTAAAGCCAGgctgcaaaaagaaagagatgatgAAGGTGGTTTGTGAACAGTGTGGTGGCAACTTCTGCATAAAACACAGGCATCCTCTGGATCATGACTGTAAAGGGAGCAGCCACTCCACCTCCAAGGCAGG ATGCAGATAG
- the ZFAND2A gene encoding AN1-type zinc finger protein 2A isoform X1 — protein sequence MELPGLGEHCSERACRQLDFLPLKCDACGQLFCKDHIRYDDHECSSAYKKNVKVPVCPLCNTPIPVEKGEIPDIVVGAHMDKDCKYNPAQQKQRIFTNKCLKPGCKKKEMMKVVCEQCGGNFCIKHRHPLDHDCKGSSHSTSKAGYAALMRAAETTFKSTGAIGVPSNGSLQHNRCR from the exons ATGGAGCTCCCGGGGCTGGGCGAACACTGCTCGGAGCgagcctgcaggcagctgg ACTTCCTTCCTCTGAAATGCGATGCGTGTGGGCAACTCTTCTGTAAAGATCACATCCGTTACGATGACCACGAGTGTAGCTCTGCCTACAAGAAA AATGTGAAGGTTCCAGTGTGTCCACTTTGTAACACGCCTATCCCAGTAGAGAAGGGGGAGATACCAGATATTGTGGTTGGAGCCCACATGGATAAGGACTGCAAATACAATCCAgcacagcagaagcagagg ATCTTCACAAACAAGTGCTTAAAGCCAGgctgcaaaaagaaagagatgatgAAGGTGGTTTGTGAACAGTGTGGTGGCAACTTCTGCATAAAACACAGGCATCCTCTGGATCATGACTGTAAAGGGAGCAGCCACTCCACCTCCAAGGCAGG ATATGCAGCTCTCATGAGAGCCGCTGAGACCACCTTCAAGTCCACGGGAGCAATTGGAGTGCCATCTAATGGGAGCTTGCAGCACAACAG ATGCAGATAG
- the ZFAND2A gene encoding AN1-type zinc finger protein 2A isoform X3 gives MELPGLGEHCSERACRQLDFLPLKCDACGQLFCKDHIRYDDHECSSAYKKNVKVPVCPLCNTPIPVEKGEIPDIVVGAHMDKDCKYNPAQQKQRIFTNKCLKPGCKKKEMMKVVCEQCGGNFCIKHRHPLDHDCKGSSHSTSKAG, from the exons ATGGAGCTCCCGGGGCTGGGCGAACACTGCTCGGAGCgagcctgcaggcagctgg ACTTCCTTCCTCTGAAATGCGATGCGTGTGGGCAACTCTTCTGTAAAGATCACATCCGTTACGATGACCACGAGTGTAGCTCTGCCTACAAGAAA AATGTGAAGGTTCCAGTGTGTCCACTTTGTAACACGCCTATCCCAGTAGAGAAGGGGGAGATACCAGATATTGTGGTTGGAGCCCACATGGATAAGGACTGCAAATACAATCCAgcacagcagaagcagagg ATCTTCACAAACAAGTGCTTAAAGCCAGgctgcaaaaagaaagagatgatgAAGGTGGTTTGTGAACAGTGTGGTGGCAACTTCTGCATAAAACACAGGCATCCTCTGGATCATGACTGTAAAGGGAGCAGCCACTCCACCTCCAAGGCAGGGTAA